The nucleotide sequence TCGAAGCGGATGACCCCACGCTCCAAGTCGAAATCGCGTCCGGCGAATTCGTAATCGCCGCGGACCAGATCGGCCCGCCCCAAAATGCGTGGGTTGGTCGGCTCCCCATCGATGCGAAGATTGGCCGACCATTCGCTGTCCAGCCCCAGGCCGGTGACCAACATGCCCCCCGGCGCCCGCGCGCGCAGGTCGAGTTGCCACGGGGTAGCGACAGTCGCTTCCTCTTCCCCCTCCGGCAGGTTGATTTCGGTGATGTTCAGGCGCGGGATCGCGGCCGCCGCCGTCGCGCGGCCCAGCCGATAGCGGCTGGCGTCCAGCGTGACCTCACCCGCAATGGTGCCGCCCGCGCCGTCGCTGCGGATCGTCACCGGGCCGCTGACGGTCGCGCCGATATCGTCGCGGTTGATGACCAGCGCCCTGCGCGCCTCAAGCCGCAGATCCATGCCGAAACCGCGCGCGGCGGCCAGGTCGAAACTCCCAGCACCCGAAACGCTGCCCTGTCGCCCGTCGCTACCTTCGAACCGGTCGATCACCAGCCGCGATCCGTTGAAGCGACCGCTGGCCTTTATGCCGCTCAGCACGGTGCCCATCACCGCGCTTTCGATCCGGGCATTGTCGCTGCGGACCTGTCCCTGAATACGGGGGTCGGCGAGTCGCCCGGTCACGTCGGCGCCGATGCTGACGGGGCCGGACAGGTCGAACAGCTCGATCCCCGTCAGCCGCCACAGCGTATCGGCGGGACCGACATAGCGAAGCTGGGCGAACAGCGGCGCGTTGGTCAGCCGTTCGACCAGCGACCCGCCCGACAGCGGCGCCATACGCGCCTGTGCCCGGCCGACGGTGCGCCCGCCGGACGCCATGACGGCGCGAAAGCCCGCCTGATCGGCGCGCAACACGCCCTTCAGCCCGACATCGATCGGCGTGCCCGAGCGCACAAGCCCGGCACGCGTCAGCCCGCGAATGGTCAGGTCGGCCTGCCCCGTGGGCGCAGCGCCAGCGCGCGCGGCATAGCTGAAGCGTCCCGACGCCGACCCGCCCAGTCCCATGCCGGGATAGCCGATGTCCAGCACGCCCAGCGGCATGCGCGTCAGGCAGGCCTCGACCCCGATTTCATCATTGCCGAACCGGCCCGCAACCTGTGCCTCCCCGCCGGAAAAGGTCAGGCGGGTGGACGCAAGCTGCCATGTCCCGTCGCTCAACGTCAGCGTAGCGGGCGTTGCCAGCTTGAGCGGGCGCCCGTCGACCTGTCCGCCGCCGCGGATCGTATAGCGGTCGGGCGCGATGGCGGCATCGAAATCCAGCGCAAAGCGACGCCCGCGCGCCCCCGCCAGCGACACGCGCGCCGTCCCGCTTCCCCCCGTCAGCGATGCGGACCCGTCAAGCCGCGCAAGGCTGAGCGTCCCGCGCGACAGGCCGCGCGCCTGCGCCTGCACCGACAATGTGGTCCCATCGGGGTCCAGCAGCGTCGAGAAGCGAAGCCGCCCGCTGCGTATCCGCATACCCGCAATCATTGCGGCGCGGGCGGTCAGGTCGCCGTCGATCCGCTGGATATCCTCAACGGGGGCAAAGCGGATCGCGCCGCCCAGCCCGCCGCCCGCCACGTCGATCTGCCCCGAAAAGCCGCCGGTCACGATATCCAGCGCGCCCTGCCCGCGCGTGCCCGCCACGTCCAGCCGGTCGACGACCACCCGGGCCGTGCCCCCGCGCGGCAACAGGATGGTGCCCGCGCCCGTGAACGGCCCAATGCGCGAGCCGCCCGCTGCGGTATAGCGATACCCCTCTGCCACCGGGTCCAGAGCGGCCTGCACGTCGGACAGACCCAAGGTGGCATTCGGCGCGGCCAGCCGCAGGCGCAGGGCAGGCCGCTCGATCCGCCCGTCCAGGTTCAGCACCACCGGCCCATATTGGCGCGACACGCCCTGTCCGGCGAACACGAAGCTGCCGTCGATCCGGCGATAGCCATCGCCGGTCAGCGTCAGCCCCGGCGAGACCAGCCGCAGGCCACGGAAATGCAGGATGCGGTCGGGGCCGCGTTCAAGCCGGGTGACGATGCGCGGCAATCCTTGCGTCAGCGACCGGAAGAAGGCGTTTTCCAGCGTCAGCATTCGCGCGCTGCCGGTGCCGACGATTCGCGTGCCGCGCCCGCCCGCGCCCGGCACGACCGACAGCTTCGTATCCACCTCGACCACGCCCAGCCCCGCAATGCGGTAGCGCCGCAGTCCGCCAGCCAGCCCGACTTCGTAGCGCCCGGTCTTCAGGTCGACCAACAGCATGACGCGTCCGTTGAGCTGGTCGGACCTCAGCTGAAGCGCGTCGGCGGTGATGTTCGCGCTCGTCACCTTCAGCGGCCCGGAAACCGACAGGTTGCGCAGGATGCCACCCGCCACATCACCCACCCCCGTCACGCGCGCGGCGGTCAGCGCCAGCGGCACGGTCACCGGCGCAGCCGACAGGCGACCGCGTCCCATTGCGCGCACGCGTTCGAATCCGGTCTGGTCGAACGCCACACGGTCGGCGGTCAGCCGATAGTCGAAACTCGCGCGATCGAACGCCCCATCCAGTGTTACCCGCGCGGCGATGTTGCGACCGCTCATGTTCGGAAACAGCGCCGCCGGCCGTAGCAGGCGAATGTCGGTCACGAAATTGCGCCAGCCGTTGGTGGCAAGGTCGATGCCGCCCTCACTGTCCATCGCCAGCGATGCCGTGCGCGCGCTCAGCCGCCCCGACAACCGCCGGTCGGCCAGGGTCGCATCAGCGCTCAGGCGAATGGTCGGCAGCGACAGCCGCTGAAGTCGCCCGCGCAACAGGGGCGCGGGGGTGACCTGGCCGTCAAGGCGATAGCGCCCCGCATCGACGCCCAGCCGGAGCGCGACCAGCTCCGCCGTGCCCAGCGTCGCAACGGCGCGCCCGCGCCAACGCGACCAGCGCCCGTCGCCCGCCACATCGAATCGCACCGGCGACTGCGTGCCGATGGCGCGCGACAGCAGCCCACCGGCACGCCCGCGCCCGCGAGCGGCAAGTTCGAAACGGTCGCGGTCGGGTGCTGCGTCCAGCGTCAGCCGGACGAAATCGCTGCCCGCCACCAGCGCCGCTGCCTCGATCATGGCGCGGCGGTCATGCACGTCACCGCCCGCGATCAGCCGCGCGCTACGCTCCTGCCCCGCGACGGCGGGCGCGAGTTCGAGGCGCTCGATCGCCAATCGCCCGACATGAATGTCGAAGCCCGGCAGGATCGGCCCCTTTCGCCCGGTCGGCGTCGGCTGTGGCAGCTTGAACAGGCGCGCGCGCGGCACGATCAGACTGCGGATATCCAGCCGGTTGCGCGCCCATTCGAGCGGCCGCCAGTCAAGCTCGGCATGTGGCGCGGCGAAGACCAGCCCGCGCGGGTCGCTGATCCGAATGTCGATCAGCGTCGCCCGGCCATAGATCGACCCCTCGATCCGGCCGATCCGGTATCGCATACCATTGCCCGGCGCCAATGCGGCGATGCGGTCGGTGATGAAGCGGTGCCCAAGCTGCGTATCGGCGACGAACAGCGCCGCGCCCATCAGAGCCGCCAAGGCCACGACGATGATCGCCACGACGCGGGGCCAGCGCGCGCGGCGCACGGGGACAGGGCTTTCGGCCTCGCTCAAAAGGCCTGACCCAGGCTGACATAGACGGCGATGTGCGAATCCCCCGGCTGGGGATTGAGCGGCGTGCCGACGTCGACACGGATCGGGCCGAAATTGGAATAATAACGCACGCCCACGCCGGCCCCGTAGCGAAAGCCCGAAAATTTCGGCAGCGGAGAGGTATAGATGTTGCCCGCGTCGATGAACGGCACGACGCCGAAATTGCCGAACGCCCGGACGCGCGCCTCAAGCGAAAATTCTGTCAGGCTTCGGCCGCCGATCGGATCGTTGTTCAGATCGCGCGGCCCGATCGACTGAAAGCCATAGCCCCGCACCGAGGCGCCTCCCCCGGCATAGAAACGCCGCGACGGTGCAATCGCGTCGCGCGGCGCGCCCAGGATCGTGCCCAGCCGCGTGCGCGCGGCCAGCACAACCCGATCCCCGAACGGGCGATAGATGCTGGCGTCGATCTGGGTCCGGGCATAGCCGAAGGCCGCACCCGACAGCGAAACTTCCGGCGACAGCCGCCCGCCCAGCCGAAAGCCGGTCGTGGGGTTGAGCAGGTCGTCGGTCCCGTCATAGGTCAGGCTGGTGGGTAGCGCGCCGATGAAATAGACGCGCTCACGCGGCTCACCGGTGGACAGGATCACATCCTCCTCCCGCGACGCCGCCAGTTCGGCGCCGACCGACCAGACCCAGGATTTCTGAAAGAAGATATTGGTCTGCCGCTCCAGCGTGCCGGACAGCAGGAAGGTATCGGCCTGATAGGCGTCGCGTTCCAGATGCGCCGCCGTCGCCTGCAACGTCAGCACCCGGTCGCGCTGATGGAAATTGTTGCGTCGGAACGTAACGCCCGCCAACTGCTCACGCGTGCCCGCGACCCCGCGCAACGTCACTGCGCCTTCGGGTGGGAACAGGTTGCGATGCGTCCAGTTCGCCTCGACCCGCGCGCCTTCGCCCGTGCCATAGCCGATTTCGCCCGCGATCGTGCGTGGCGGCGCGGGGAACATGCGGACGTCCAGATCGACGGTGCCGGGCGCTTGGCCCTCCACCGGCTCGATCCGCACGGCAGAAACCAGCCCCGTCTGGACGATCGCGCGGCGCAGGTCGTCGACCGAGCCCTGGTCGAACGGCTCGCCGGGTTCGAAACGGGCGATGTCCTGCACATGGTCACCGTCGAACACGCGATTGTCGCGTGTGGTGATGCGCCCGAATCTCAACGCCTCACCCGGCGTGACCGCCACCGCCAGTGTCGCGGTGCGGGTGGCGTGGTCGACGACGATGCGCGGCTCCCCCACTTCGGCAAAGGGAAAGCCCGCCCGCCCGATACGCTCCCGCAGGTTCGTCTCGGCAGCGGCGATGGTGTCGGCGTTGACCGGATCGGTAGGCTCGACGGCAAAGGCGCGGCGCAGCTCCTCGGCCTTTGCACCCGCAGCCTCCACCCCTTCCAGCGTCACGCCGGCAAAGCGATAGACCTCCCCCGGACGGGCGGTCAGAAACACGGTGACCTCGCCCGCCCCCGCCTCGACCCGCGTGTCGACCTCTGCCGCGTAATAGCCCTCGGCCCGCAACAGTTCGTTCAGCAGGCTCGAATCCTCCCGCGCGCGGCGGTTCAGCTGCGCGGCATTCGAGCTTTCATTCTCGTGCAGACGCAGCGTCGATGCTTCATTGAACCGCTGTCGCATCAGGTCGGTCCAGATGCCGTCCATCCCCTCGACCCGGTAACGATAGCGGGTTTCGGCGGCGATCTGCTGCGCGGTATCGATGACGGCGACCGGATCGGTCGGCTGGGTCGACAGGTCGGGCCAGTCGATGCCGAGTTCGGGCATCGGCGCCAGCGGCGCAGCGGGATCGAGCGGAACGTCGTCGACCTGCGACGGCTGTGGCGCGGCCTGCCCCCAGGCGGCGGCAGGCGACAGCGCGATCAGGCCGGCGGCGGCGGCGGACCAGCGACCCCGGCGGAGTGGCGACGACATGCCCCTGCCCTATTGCCTCGCTGCGCCGGCGGCAATGGGCGAGCGCGACACCGCCCGCCCCTCCGCCTCAATCCGTCGCCGCCAGCCGTGCCACCCGCGCGCGATGTTCGTCGGCGCCAAAGGGGAAATGCAGGAACAGCCACGCCGCCGACATGGACAGCACCAGATAGGTGCCCGCGAACAGGATGGTCAGCCAGTCCAGCGTCGCGCCATCGACCTGACCGGGCCTGGCACCTTCGGGAAAGCCCGCCGCCGCCAGAATAAGGCCCGACACGAAAATGCCGATGCCGCTGGTGCATTTCTGGACGAAAAAGGCTCCGGCAAAGAACACCCCCTCGCTGCGGCGACCTGTGCGCACTTCGCTATGTTCGACCACATCGGCCATCATCGACGCGCCGAGGATCGCGGTGCCAACGCTGACGGCGGAATTGAGCGTGTAGATGGCGAACAGGACCGGTACCATCGCGGGATCGTCGGGCGTCGGGAACAACCCCGCCAGCCGCAGTGCAAAGGGCGTTGCCTGAAGCAGACCCGCCGCTGCGATCATCGACGCGGCCGCACGTGGCTTGCCGACACGGCGTGCAATGGCGGGCGCGCCGACGAACGCGATCACCACGCCTGCGAAAAGCACCGCAGCCAGCCACGCAAAGGTCGCCGTTTCGAAGCGCCAGACAAAGCTGTAGAGGTAATTGGACAGCGCAAAGCTGATCCCCTGATTGGTATAGGCGAACAGCCCCGCCGCCATCAGGATCAGGAACGGGCGATTACGGACCGCCCCGGCCAGCTCGCGAAAGGCAACGCCAACGCCGCCGCGTTCGATATGGGGTTGAGGCAGGCGCGCGATTTCGCGGTGGGTGCCGATGGCCGACACGAGAATCGCGACCAGCATCGCGCCCGCGCCTGCAATCGCAAAGCTCTGATACCCCGCACGGTTCAGAAGGCCGTTCGACTGGCCCGGCTCCGGCACCAGAAACAACTGATACGCTGCCAGCAACATCAGCAATCCGCCCGCCCACCCAAAGATATAGCGATAGGCGGTGATCCGCGTGCGCTCGTCATAATCGGCAGTCAGTTCGGGGGTCAGCGCCTGGCTTGGCACTTCATAGGCGGAAACGGCAGTCCGGACGACCACCGCCGCCCCGAACAGCCACGCCAGCGTCCAGCCCGACGACAGCGCGGGCGGGTTCCACAGCGCGACCCAGCCCAGCGCGATCGGCAGCGCGGCTGCATACATCCACGGATGCCGCCGCCCCCATCGCCCGCGCGTGCGGTCCGACGCGACGCCGATCATCGGATCGATCACTGCGTCCAGTAACAGCGCGCACATGACGATGAAGCCGACCTGCGCCGAAGGCAGCCCGATCACCTGATTGTAGAAGAGCAACAGGAACGTGCCGAACCCATTGTCCTTCACACCATAAGCGACCGCGCCAAAACCATAGGCCAGCGTCGTCGCGGTGGCGACGCGGCGGACGGGCGGCAGCGGGGCGACATCGGCCTTTCGCGGCTCCGGTATCGAGTGGTTCACCGGGTCCCGATCCCGACAGCAACGTCCACGAAAATCATTTGGAAGATCGGGTATGGATTCGCGCTTGCCATGCAGCCCCCGTTTCGCCTAGCCCTTGTGCCACAACGCCGGCGACGCTGCGTGGTTTCGACGCGGCGAACGACCGGCCAGGGGAGAGGATGCCGCATGGCGCTGGATGCCGAAACATTCGATGCGCTGATCGAGGGGGTTCGCCGGTTCGTCACCGACCGGCTGCGCCCGCTGGAGGCCGAGGTCGAGGCTGACGACGCCGTACCCGCGCCCGTGGTCGCCGAGATGCGTGAGATGGGCCTGTTCGGCCTGTCGATCGCGCCCGAATATGGCGGGCTGGGCCTCAACATGGTCGAGGAATGCCGCGTGGCGATGGAAACGGGGCACACCACCCCGGCCTTTCGTTCGGCATTCGGGACCAATGTTGGGATCGGCAGCCAAGGCCTGGTCATGGCTGGTACGCCCGAACAAAAGGCTGAGTGGCTGCCGCGCATCGCCAGTGGCGAAATCATCACCAGCTTTGCCCTGACCGAACCCGATGTCGGCTCCGATTCCGGCAGCGTGAAGACACGCGCGGTGCGCGACGGCGACATCTATCGCCTGTCGGGGACCAAGCGTTACATCACCAACGCCGACAAGGCTGACCTGTTCACGGTCATGGCCCGCACCGGTGAAGAGGCCGGGGGGCGCGGTGTCACCGCCTTTCTGGTTCCACGCGACCTGCCCGGCGTGTCGGTGGGCGAACCTGAAAAGAAGATGGGACAGCGCGGCGCGCGGGTGTGCGACGTGCATTTCGACGACGTCCCCGTCCCCGCCGCGAACCGGCTGGGCAATGAGGGCGATGGCTTTCGCATCGCCATGCGCGTGCTGGACCGCGGGCGGCTGCACATTGCCGCCGTCTGCGTCGGCGTCGCGGAGCGGCTGATCGCGGACACCGTCGCCTATGCCGCCGAACGCCGCCAGTTCGGGAAGCCCATTGCCGAGCATCAGCTGATCCAGGCGATGATCGCCGATTCCAAGACAGAGGCACTGGCCGCCCGTGCGCTGGTCCTCGAAACCGCAGCGGCCAAGGATGCCGGCGGCGACGTGGTGCTGGAAAGCGCGGCGGCCAAGCTGTTCGCCAGCGAAATGGTTGGCCGCGTTGCCGACCGCGCGGTGCAGGTGCATGGCGGCGCGGGCTATATCGCCGATTACGGCATCGAGCGGCTGTACCGCGATGTCCGGCTGTTCCGCATTTACGAGGGCACCAGCCAGATCCAGCAGATCATTATCGCGCGCGAAACGATGAAGCGGGGCGGGTAAGGTCAGGGACTGCGAAAGGAACGACCGATGCAAACCGTCCTCCGCGCCGCCGCGCTGCTGAGCCTGCTGACCCCCGTGGCCGGGCATGCGCAATCCCCCCCGTCGCGGGCCGCGCGCGGCGACCATGTCGCGCTGGCGGTCTCTGACCTGCAGGCCAGCGCCGAATTTTACAGGCGGGTCTTCGGGTTCGCCGAGTTGAAGGCGCCAGTGGTCAACCGCCGCTGGCTCGACCTGGGCGGCGGGTTCGCGCTGCACCTCATTCCCGGCCGCACCGCGCCCGTCGGGATCGATCGTGGCAATCACCTGGCGGTCGCGGTCGGCGATTTTGACGGCTTCGTCGCCAATTTGGCGGCGATGGGCGTTCCGTTCACCGACTTTGAAGACCGCCCATCGACGGTGCAGCGCCTGCGCACCGACGGGGTGCGTCAGGTCTATATCCGCGATCCCGACGGCCATCGGATTGAGGTCAACGACGCCGCCGCTCAGCGGGGCTGAGGCAAAAGGAGTACCCTATGGACACCAACAGCCTGTTCCGTCTGGATGGTCGCGTCGCGCTCGTCACC is from Sphingomonas sp. IW22 and encodes:
- a CDS encoding translocation/assembly module TamB domain-containing protein produces the protein MSEAESPVPVRRARWPRVVAIIVVALAALMGAALFVADTQLGHRFITDRIAALAPGNGMRYRIGRIEGSIYGRATLIDIRISDPRGLVFAAPHAELDWRPLEWARNRLDIRSLIVPRARLFKLPQPTPTGRKGPILPGFDIHVGRLAIERLELAPAVAGQERSARLIAGGDVHDRRAMIEAAALVAGSDFVRLTLDAAPDRDRFELAARGRGRAGGLLSRAIGTQSPVRFDVAGDGRWSRWRGRAVATLGTAELVALRLGVDAGRYRLDGQVTPAPLLRGRLQRLSLPTIRLSADATLADRRLSGRLSARTASLAMDSEGGIDLATNGWRNFVTDIRLLRPAALFPNMSGRNIAARVTLDGAFDRASFDYRLTADRVAFDQTGFERVRAMGRGRLSAAPVTVPLALTAARVTGVGDVAGGILRNLSVSGPLKVTSANITADALQLRSDQLNGRVMLLVDLKTGRYEVGLAGGLRRYRIAGLGVVEVDTKLSVVPGAGGRGTRIVGTGSARMLTLENAFFRSLTQGLPRIVTRLERGPDRILHFRGLRLVSPGLTLTGDGYRRIDGSFVFAGQGVSRQYGPVVLNLDGRIERPALRLRLAAPNATLGLSDVQAALDPVAEGYRYTAAGGSRIGPFTGAGTILLPRGGTARVVVDRLDVAGTRGQGALDIVTGGFSGQIDVAGGGLGGAIRFAPVEDIQRIDGDLTARAAMIAGMRIRSGRLRFSTLLDPDGTTLSVQAQARGLSRGTLSLARLDGSASLTGGSGTARVSLAGARGRRFALDFDAAIAPDRYTIRGGGQVDGRPLKLATPATLTLSDGTWQLASTRLTFSGGEAQVAGRFGNDEIGVEACLTRMPLGVLDIGYPGMGLGGSASGRFSYAARAGAAPTGQADLTIRGLTRAGLVRSGTPIDVGLKGVLRADQAGFRAVMASGGRTVGRAQARMAPLSGGSLVERLTNAPLFAQLRYVGPADTLWRLTGIELFDLSGPVSIGADVTGRLADPRIQGQVRSDNARIESAVMGTVLSGIKASGRFNGSRLVIDRFEGSDGRQGSVSGAGSFDLAAARGFGMDLRLEARRALVINRDDIGATVSGPVTIRSDGAGGTIAGEVTLDASRYRLGRATAAAAIPRLNITEINLPEGEEEATVATPWQLDLRARAPGGMLVTGLGLDSEWSANLRIDGEPTNPRILGRADLVRGDYEFAGRDFDLERGVIRFDGSVPANPALDIQANADTQGLNATIRVTGTALKPEIGFSSVPALPEDELLSRLLFGTSITSLSAPEALQLAGAVAALQEGGDGLNPINALRRAAGLDRLRILSADPQTGQQTAIAAGKFITRRAYVEIISDGAGYSATRAEFQFTRWLSVLSTISTIGRQSVNVRISRDY
- a CDS encoding autotransporter assembly complex family protein, whose amino-acid sequence is MSSPLRRGRWSAAAAGLIALSPAAAWGQAAPQPSQVDDVPLDPAAPLAPMPELGIDWPDLSTQPTDPVAVIDTAQQIAAETRYRYRVEGMDGIWTDLMRQRFNEASTLRLHENESSNAAQLNRRAREDSSLLNELLRAEGYYAAEVDTRVEAGAGEVTVFLTARPGEVYRFAGVTLEGVEAAGAKAEELRRAFAVEPTDPVNADTIAAAETNLRERIGRAGFPFAEVGEPRIVVDHATRTATLAVAVTPGEALRFGRITTRDNRVFDGDHVQDIARFEPGEPFDQGSVDDLRRAIVQTGLVSAVRIEPVEGQAPGTVDLDVRMFPAPPRTIAGEIGYGTGEGARVEANWTHRNLFPPEGAVTLRGVAGTREQLAGVTFRRNNFHQRDRVLTLQATAAHLERDAYQADTFLLSGTLERQTNIFFQKSWVWSVGAELAASREEDVILSTGEPRERVYFIGALPTSLTYDGTDDLLNPTTGFRLGGRLSPEVSLSGAAFGYARTQIDASIYRPFGDRVVLAARTRLGTILGAPRDAIAPSRRFYAGGGASVRGYGFQSIGPRDLNNDPIGGRSLTEFSLEARVRAFGNFGVVPFIDAGNIYTSPLPKFSGFRYGAGVGVRYYSNFGPIRVDVGTPLNPQPGDSHIAVYVSLGQAF
- a CDS encoding MFS transporter, encoding MNHSIPEPRKADVAPLPPVRRVATATTLAYGFGAVAYGVKDNGFGTFLLLFYNQVIGLPSAQVGFIVMCALLLDAVIDPMIGVASDRTRGRWGRRHPWMYAAALPIALGWVALWNPPALSSGWTLAWLFGAAVVVRTAVSAYEVPSQALTPELTADYDERTRITAYRYIFGWAGGLLMLLAAYQLFLVPEPGQSNGLLNRAGYQSFAIAGAGAMLVAILVSAIGTHREIARLPQPHIERGGVGVAFRELAGAVRNRPFLILMAAGLFAYTNQGISFALSNYLYSFVWRFETATFAWLAAVLFAGVVIAFVGAPAIARRVGKPRAAASMIAAAGLLQATPFALRLAGLFPTPDDPAMVPVLFAIYTLNSAVSVGTAILGASMMADVVEHSEVRTGRRSEGVFFAGAFFVQKCTSGIGIFVSGLILAAAGFPEGARPGQVDGATLDWLTILFAGTYLVLSMSAAWLFLHFPFGADEHRARVARLAATD
- a CDS encoding acyl-CoA dehydrogenase family protein produces the protein MALDAETFDALIEGVRRFVTDRLRPLEAEVEADDAVPAPVVAEMREMGLFGLSIAPEYGGLGLNMVEECRVAMETGHTTPAFRSAFGTNVGIGSQGLVMAGTPEQKAEWLPRIASGEIITSFALTEPDVGSDSGSVKTRAVRDGDIYRLSGTKRYITNADKADLFTVMARTGEEAGGRGVTAFLVPRDLPGVSVGEPEKKMGQRGARVCDVHFDDVPVPAANRLGNEGDGFRIAMRVLDRGRLHIAAVCVGVAERLIADTVAYAAERRQFGKPIAEHQLIQAMIADSKTEALAARALVLETAAAKDAGGDVVLESAAAKLFASEMVGRVADRAVQVHGGAGYIADYGIERLYRDVRLFRIYEGTSQIQQIIIARETMKRGG
- a CDS encoding VOC family protein: MQTVLRAAALLSLLTPVAGHAQSPPSRAARGDHVALAVSDLQASAEFYRRVFGFAELKAPVVNRRWLDLGGGFALHLIPGRTAPVGIDRGNHLAVAVGDFDGFVANLAAMGVPFTDFEDRPSTVQRLRTDGVRQVYIRDPDGHRIEVNDAAAQRG